The Poseidonibacter lekithochrous region ATAAGTTCACTTTATATATAAAAAATAAAACAATTAAAAATGAACTTTTAAATAAAATAAGAAAAATATTTTATTTTGTAGATAAAAAAAATAAAAGATATATGTGGATTAATGAAATCCTAGATTATAAAGGTGGTAAAGATTATGCTATTAGAGTTCTTCATGCAAATCTAAAAGATACAGAAGGTAAAAAACTATCTACCTTAGATTATGATATTTTTGGAAATAGACCATATCTTGATGAATTAAACGGAATTAATGATAAAGGAGAGTTATTCTCTAAATACTTTTTCAAAGAGTTAAATAGTGATACAGTTAGTGAAAAAGTATCTTATTCTAAACTCTATCCTAAATTAAATTGGGTTGTATCTACTGGAATTCCTCTAAATAGACTTGAAAATATAATCAAAAATAAGCAAGCATTTTTAGAAGTAGAGTATCAAGAACACTTTAAAAAAGTAATAATACTTAACTCTTTTACTCTAATGCTATTTTTTGTACTTCTTAGTTATTTATATAGAAAAATATCAAAATTTATGAAAGAGAATTTGCTTTTAGAAAAAGAGATATTAGAAAATAAAATCAATAAAAAATACCAAAAAGAACTAGAAAAAAAAGAAGAACAATATAGATATTTAATGGAAGCTACACAAGATGGTGTTTGGGATTGGAATCTTATCAGTAATGAGGTTTATTACTCTACTAGTCTAAAATCAATGTTGGGATATACAGATGATGAGTTTGAAAGTCATTATGAGAAATGGTATGAAAAAATACATCCAGATGATAAAGCTTTAGTTGATAAAGAAATAGAATTTAATATATCTGGGAAATCAGAGTTCTATTCTGCAATATATAGACTAAAACATAAAGATAATAGTTGGGTTTGGATTGATGATAAGGGAAAAGTATTTTTTAACGAATCTGGAAAAGCTGTTAGAATGGTTGGTTCTCATAGGGATATAACAAAAGAAAAATATTACCATGACCTTATGCTAAAAAAAGAAAAACAGTTTAGCGAGCTTTTTTATAATAATAGATCAATGTTATTAGTAATGGATCCTGAGACTTTAAATATCCTAAACTCTAATAAATCTGCAGAAGAGTTCTATGGATATACTCACTTAGAATTCAAAAAGAAAAATGCCTCAGATATAAATATCAAAGGGAAAATAGCTGTTTCAAAAATTATAAATTCTGTGATAGATAATGGCTTTGGAGAAAACCTAGCAAAACACAAACTAAAATCAGGTGAAATAGTAAATGTTAAAGTATTCTCAACTCCTACAAGATATGATGGAAAAGTTGCGATTTTTGCTATTATCCAAGATGTTACAGAGGAGTTTGTAGCAAAAAAGACTCTTGATAAAACAATAAACTTATTAGAAAAAACAAAAGAAAATTTAGACTTTGCTCAAAAGCAATATCATATAGGTAGTTGGGAACTTAACAAAGAAGAGGGCACTATATTTTTATCTAGTGAGGTTTATTCTATTTTGGAGATAGAAGAGAAAGAATTATCTTACAAAGAGTATATAAACTTTATACATCCTTCTGATAAACAAGATGTTTTAGATAATTTTGATGAAGTTATCAAAAATAAAACAGACCATGAAATGAAATATAGATTACTTCTAAATAATGGAAAAATAAAATATATTAAAGAAACAGGAAAGTGTTTTTATGATGAAAATGGCAAACTTCTAAGAGTAGCGGGAACATTGTATGATACAACAAGAAATACTCTTATTGAATCAAACTGGAAAAGCTTTTTTAGCTTGTCTTTGAATATTTTATTAATAACTGATTTTGATGGGAATATTATCAAAATAAATCCAGCTTCTCATGAAATACTAGGTTATGAACCAGATGAGTTAATGGGTAAAAATCTTTTTGATTATATATATAAAACTGATGTTGAGATTTCTCATAATACTTTAGATGAGATGGTTCAAGGTAAAAATATTTATAACTTTGAAAATAGGTTTGTTCATAAAAATGGAAAAACAATATCACTAGCTTGGTCGGGGGTTGCTTCTAAAGAGAGTAACTCTATATATGCAATTGCACAAGATATAAGTGAACTAAAAAAGAAAAACTATGTATTATCCCAACAATCTAAAATGGCATCAATGGGAGAAATGTTAGGGAATATTGCCCATCAATGGCGACAACCTCTAAGTCTAATCTCTACTCTTTCAACTGGTATGAAACTAAAAAAAGAATTAGATGTATTATCTAGTGATGAGTTTTATGAAGCTATGGATAATATTAATAATACTACACAATTTTTATCTCAAACTATTGATGATTTTAGAAAGTTCTTTCAACACAATAAAGATAAAACAGAGTTTTTAATTAATGATGTATTTGATAAAACATTGAAGATTGTATCAGCGCAGTTTACAAATCATGATATTCTGATTATAAAAGATATAAGTGATACACAAGTACTTGCTTTAGAAAATGAACTTCTTCAAGTATTAATAAATATACTTAATAATGCAAGAGATGCACTATTAGAAAAAAGAGAAGATAAAAGACTCATTTTTATAAATGTATATGAAGAAAAAGAAGATCTAATTATAAAAATAAAAGATAATGCTTCTGGTATCCCTCTTGATATTATTGATAAAGTATTTGAGCCATATTTCTCAACAAAACATCAACAACAAGGTACAGGAATAGGGCTATATATGAGTGAAGAGATAGTAACTAAACATCTAGATGGAAAAATAGAAGTTGAAAATGTAGAATACTCTTATGAAAGTGAAGAGTATAAAGGTGCAGAATTCACAATCTCATTGCCTTTATAAAAGTAAATATAATGATATAATAAATTATTAAATATACTTTAGGATAAATAATGCAAGTTTCAAGAATAGCCACAAAAGAAGAGTTTGGTAGATTACGAATAGATGCAGTAAAAGATCCAATTAGTGGCTCAATGTTTGATGATTTGATAGATACCTTACAAATAGATGGTTTATCCAATGAAGATAAAACTTTATTTCAATCTATTGTATTAGATAGAAAAGTTACACAAGAAGAGTTTGATAAACTAAGTTATGAACAAATAAGTAAGTTTACTCAAATGTTAAATAGAAGTGATATGAATGGAAATTTTATTCCTGATACTTTTGTTATATTTGAAGACTTGAAAATGGCTCCTTATTTAGCAACTCCTAGTATAAGTGATGATGAAAACTATAATAAAGCAGTATTCAATGTACTAAAGAATCTAAACTTACCACAAGAAGAAGGGTTTAGTTTTATAAATGAGTTTTCAAGTATAGTAGATAATGAAGATAAAATTGCTTTTGAAAATAGATTAAGTTCTAATGCTTATGATGCAGGAGTAAGATATAAAACATACATAGGGCAAGATATGCAAGAATTCTTGAAATCTCGTCTATCTGAACTAAAAGAAGGTCTTAATAGTACTAGTGATGAAGTAGTAAAAAAAGATTATGAACGATTAATAAGTATCTATACTCAAATAGATATGCAATATAATGCAATCAAAATAAAAAATACTTCTGAACTGGAACAATATACAAGAAATACAAAACCTAATCCTATTTATAATAATGAAGTAGTTCAATTATATAAAGATATAGAAAAAGATGCTGATATTAGAGAGAAAAAAGAGTTTGAACAGCTTTTAGAAATGCTTGATGTGGATAATCTAAGTAAAGCAGAAAAAGAACTTTTTAGAGAGATTCTAGAAGATAGAGAATTATCAAATATAGAGATGGATTCTCTAAGTTATGAACAGATGCAAAAAATAAGTCAGCTAATCTCTCAAAAAGATTCAAATGGTAATTTGATGAGTGAAACTAGTATTAGACACAATAGTAGAATCTCTGCATTATTATATACAACAAGTGCTACTAAAGATGATGATTTTAATAGAGCATTATTTGATACTGTAAAACAAATGGAAGATATTCAAGATATTAATAATTTCTTGCTTCCTTTAAAAAACTATATAAATGAAAAACTAAAAGAGTATGGTTTATCAATAGAGTTAGATATGAATAAAGTACTAGATGAGGTAATATCTAGATTTGAAGAATATCATGATAAATCACTTGATGACAAATCAAAAGAGTATTATGTAAATGCTATAAAACAATATGAAGAATTTCAAGAATATTATAATGAGTTAAAAAAATAAAAGTATTTAGTTATATTATTTAAATATAATTTAATATAAATCTACCTTTCTTTTAGATTGAGTTTGTTAGAATGAATTATGAAAAATTTAAAATTTAAAATGGAAACGTTTCTTTTTGTAATGTTGCTTTTAAGTATTAATGCTTCCGCTAAACCTAGATGCGATACTGCACATATTGAAATATGTGCTCGCGAGCTAATTCAAGGAAGTATAGATAGTGGAGAACTAGTAGCACATTGGGAAAATGGAAACTATATAAATGGAAACTTAGTAATAGAATCTTCAAATAGACAATATTATTATACTGTCAAAAGTTTTCGTGGGTTTCATTGGGCAAGTTATCAAGTTGATACCTTTGGGGTTTCAGGTGTAGTATCTGAATTAAAGCGTGATCCTGGTACTACTTATTATTTTGCTGGTTCTTGGCATGGAATTAATAAGCCAATGGCTGTCCTTCCTACTCCTATTATAAATATACCAAAACCAAAACCAATGTTAGTGCCTGGAAAAACACCTACCTTAGTACCGAATATAATTCCAACTCAGAAGCCAGTATTGGTACCTGGCAAAACACCAACACTAGTACCTGGGAAGACTCCAAGTCTAAAACCCGTATTAGTGCTAGGAAAAACACCAACACTAGTACCTGGGAAGACTCCAAGTCTAAAACCCGTATTAGTGCCAGGAAAAACACCAACACTAGTACCTGGAAAGACGCCAAGTCTAAAACCTGTATTAGTACCTGGCAAAACACCAACACTAGTACCTGGGAAGACTCCAAGTCTAAAACCCGTATTAGTACCAGGAAAAACACCAACATTAGTGCCAGGAAAGACTCCAAGTCCAAAACCCGTATTAGTGCCAGGAAAAACACCAACACTAGTACCTGGGAAGACTCCAAGTCCCAAACCCGTATTAGTACCAGGAAAAACACCAACACTAGTACCTGGGAAGACTCCAAGTCTAAAACCCGTATTAGTACCTGGGAAAACACCAACACTAGTACCTGGAAAGACTCCAAGTCCCAAACCCGTATTAGTACCAGGAAAAACACCAACACTAGTACCTGGAAAGACTCCAAGTCTAAAACCCATATTAGTACCAGGAAAAACACCAACACTAGTACCAGGAAAGACTCCAAGTCCAAAACCTATATTAGTGCCAGCAAAAATAATACAAAAAATTCCAATTCTTGTATCTCATGTAAAAGGAACGGGAACTAAGTATTCAAAAATAATTGTGAAGAATTCTCACAAACAAGTTGCACTTAATTACAACTCTAAACATAAAAATATTATTTCAAATAAAAAGAGTGTTTCTGTAAAAAAAGCAAAGACAAAACAAACTGTTTCCTTGCAAATTGCAAATTTACATTATAAGAATACAAATAAAATTGACGCTAGTAATATTAATAAACACCTTATATCAACTGTTCCTGGTAATAATGTAAAACAAAATCATCATGCAATATTAATAGATCATGATAATAAAGTATGGAGATGTAAAGTTTCAGGATTAGGATATAGAAATATGAAGTCAAATGATAAAAAAGAGGTAACTGTAGGTCATGCAGAAACGATGCATTTCCGTAATAGTACATTTACACATATATCAAACAATATATCAATAAACAATAATTGTTTAATTTCAGTGAGTAAGTAATGAAAAAAAATATTTTAAAATCATTAGTAGCTAAGAGTGTATTAGGAATAGTTATTTCAAGTCAACTTTTTGCGCAAGAGAATTTTATTGTTCATGGTATTTCAAAACAACACTTAGATAAAATTGATATTTCTTCATTTGATAATATAGAAGAGTATTCATATAATATACAAAGTAGTTTAGAAAAAGATGGTTACTTTTTAACTAGGGTAGAATATTATAAGAATGATATTTATATTGATTTAGGTTCTATTTCAAAAATAAAAATCACTGGAATTTCTAGTCCAAATAAAGAGATGGTTAATAAATATATCTCAAGATTAAAAGAGGGTGAACTAACTATTAAAAGAGTTGATAAAGTTCTTACTTTAATTAATTCTATTCCTGGAGTTTCATCTACCTTTTCATTTCAAAGAGATGATAAAGATGGTACATATACTGTAATTGCATCGGGAAGTGAAATCAAACAAAATGGAAGTATTTCAATAGATAATATCCCAACAAGATTAGGAAATAGAACTAGAGTTACATTAAGTCAAAACTTCTATTCTACAATCACATCAGGTGATGCTATACGATTCCAAGGCTCTAAAGTAAAAGGTGATAGCTTATCAAGTCAAACAGGCTTTTCTATTTCTTATCAAGATGAATTAGAGTTTAATGGTGGTTATTGGGAAGTAACTTATGGAGATAATCAATCAAAAACTAATTTATATTCGCCACTTACTGGTACAACTCAAAATGATTATGATGGTAGCTATGGAACAATCTCTTTTGCTCAACCAATAATCGTATCTCATAATCAAGAAAGCTTTTTAATTGGACAGTATGAATATACTGATGAACAAACTGATACATTAGGAGATGTAAAACTTAATGTATTTAGACTTTCATATTTTGATCTATATCATACTAATGATGGAAGTAGTATTTCATTGGGTGCAACTTTGTCCCATGGCAAAAATCTAGAACATTATAATAGTAATGAAAAAAAATCTTTTAATCATCTAAGAATTGGAGGAGGGTATATTACTCCTCTTGGAATAAATAATAAAACTGAATTTAGAGCTGAGGGATATGCCCAAGTTGGGAGTAAAGATGTTGTTGGATCAGAATTATTTTTTCTAGGTAGTGAAAATTTTCTTAGAGGTTATAAACCAGGATATTTTGTAGGTGAAAGTGGATACATAGGAAGTTTTGAAATAGCTCATTCTTACGATAATTTAGTATCAGAAATACAAAGATTAACTCCATATATTTTCACAGACTATGGTATGGTCTTTAATGATAATCAAAATACAAATAATACATCAAGGCAGAAAAAACAAGAAGCATATAGTGTTGGTTTTGGAACAAAAATCTATATTAAAAATAACTTCTATGTAGAAGCATGGGTAGCTAAACCTTTAACTGATGATTACAATAACGAAGATATAAATCCATCTTCTTATGTTAAGTTACAATATAGTTGGTAAATTAGTTAAACTCATACATAAATTAATAAATATTATGTATGAATTTAGTGATGTTATTAGTCTTTATTTGAAAGTTTATGTTTTCTTTTTTTCATTTTTGATGGTAATAACTTAAGGAAAAGATAAAACCCAGTTAATGAAAGAAGTAATAAAATTATTGCAGATGGTAAGAATATCCAAAGCTTAGCTGCATCATGGAACCATGACCCATCATGTATTGATTCGATAATATCAGACCTTCTAAAGTTTACAGCAAGTACTTCTGCTGATTCATTATGTATTTGAATTTCCCAATTGTTTTTTGCTCTAACTTTTGTAATACCTTTTCCCGGTCTTACATCTAAAAGTTTCACATCTTTCCATGAATTAATTTTAGCCTCTTCTACAGTCTTTGAAACTTCTAATATTTTGTCAAATGTTAAAGTTAAATCTCTGTATTTAGTTTTCATAGTTTTTGGCTGTATCCAGGCAAACTCTTTTTTTACTTGTAGTAATAAACCACTTCCTAAAACAATAAGTAAAGGAATAATAATAACTGCTGACCCCCAGTAGTGTATCTTTGTATTAACTTTTTTCCAGTTCAATTCTCTCTCCTATGTAATTTTATACTATTAAAATATCGAAGGATTTTATCTTAAGAATACTTAAATTATATTAATAGTAATAATAGTTATTAATATTCTTAATGGTTTAAATTAATTTAAAGAGATTAACTTTTAGAATATAAATAGTATTTCTATTAAAATTAATTGAATATATAGAAGTAAAAAGTTTATGATAATGAGTTAAAAATGATAAGAATTTTGTTTTGTAAGTTATTGTGGTGCAGATAGAGGGATTTGAACCCTCACGCGATTAAGCACGAGCCCCTCAAGCCCGCGTGTCTACCGTTCCACCATATCTGCACATTAAGTAAGTTGATTTTTAAGAGTATTTAATAAAAAATCAGATGAAATAATACTACTTTTAGACTTAAAAATAACCCATAAATTATATAAATGTTGTCATAAGAGCAAAGGTTTTACCCTTTAATCTATGATTATTTTTCTCTGAAGTTTTTTTCGTTTACTGTATGTAGTATTTTTTGAGCTAATTCAGATGTATTTTCGGCAATTTGATGTGTTTCATTTGCAACAGAAGCATTACTTTGTGTCTGTTGGTCAAGTCTATTAATTACATCATTGATTTGTTCAATACTTGTTCTTTGTTCAGCCGAAGCTTCTGAAATATCAGAAATAGCATCTGTTGTTTTAGATATGTTTTCATTTAGTTTTTTATATCCCATAATCATATGGTCTGCTATTTGTTTTCCATTATCTGTTTTTTGTGTAGCATTTTCTACTAAGTCTTTTATCTCTTTTGCAGCTTCTGCACTTCTAGCTGCTAGATTACGAACCTCTTGTGCAACTACTGCGAAGCCTTTACCTGCTTCTCCTGCTGTTGCTGCTTCTACTGCTGCGTTTAGTGATAAGATATTTGTTTGGAATGCAATTTGATCAATAACAGTAATTGCATCAGCAATAGCTTGAGTTTGCTCATTTATTTCATCCATAGATACTACTGTTGAGTTAGCTAATTGCTGACCTTTTTTGATTGACTGAGATAATTCATTTGAATGATCTGACATCTCAGATATTCTACTTGTATTATTGATTACTGTTGATGTTATCTCTTCAAGTGCTGCTGCTGTTTCTTCTAGTGATACAGCTGTTTCATTTGATGATTTATTTAATATATCAACATTTGTTAATAGTATTTTCGAACTATCATCTAATGCTAATCCATTCGCTTTATTTTCTTGTAACATTTTATTGATTATGTCACATAGATTATTTAAACCTCTAGATATATTTCCATCTGGATTTTCAATATTATTCACAAAGTTTAGTTTAGAATACTCTTCTAATTGAGCTAAAATAGGATTAATATCACTATTAACATTTTCATTAATAGTTTCAATCATATCATTTAGAATATCTTTTAATTCCTCTAATGCTTTATTAGAAGTTGAGTTCTGCACTTTTATATCAAGCTTTCCAGCTTGTACGTGAGAAACTACATCTTTTACATTATTGATTAATTCTCTGTCTTGTTCAAGTCCAGAAGATATTACTTCCATTTCTTTATCAACCATACTTGCCATATTTCCAAACTCATCATTTGTTTTGATATTTAGTTTATTAATATGTGATTCTTCACCTTTTAAATATCTAAAGAAAAAGATTAGACCATTTTCTAATTCTTTAATTGGAGCTAATATTTTTAGAAGAGCATAGAAAATTATTGATAAGATAATTATTAGTAAAACTGCATATAAAAGAATCTCTTGAATTACATTTTTATCAATCTCTTCATATATTTCATCTTTATCAAGTTCAAGTACAAGTTTCCAACCAGTAGTATCAATAGTGCTATATGCTACTAGTTTTTTAACACTATTTTCACTTGCTTCTCCAAATGAGTCTTTATTTGTAGATTTAATTTGAGCAAAAAGTAAATCTTTTTTGTTGTATAGTTTTTCATCTTTATGAATAATTATCTTGTCATTTCCGTCTATTAAATATGCAAGACCTTTTCCTTCTAGATTTACTTTTAAAATTGTATCAACAATAGTATCAATAAAAATATCAGAACCAACAACCCCGATTGTTTTACCATCTTTAACTAGTGGAGCAAAGATTGATACTACAAGTTTTTTAGTATCAAAATCCACATAAGGAGCAGTAACTCCGCCTTTACCTTCTCTTAGAGCTTGTTTATACCAATCTCTTTTTCTCGAATCATAATCTGTAGTTTGTGGTGTTCTTTTTTGTCCATTAGAACCTAAGAAGTTACCATTTTTTTCTACCCCAATAAAGAATAAAGCAAAGTTACCCGCATTAGTTCCAAGCTGTAATTTTTTTACTATATCTTCGTTGTGAATATCAAAACTATCATCTGTAGGCATTACATCTCTAATTGCCTCAGCAATATCAATTTTTGATTGTAAGTAACTATTAATAAATTTTGAAGTCTCTTTTGCTAAATCAGATTCTTGATGTTTTATTAGATTATATTGTGCTGTGTAGTTATTCTGAGCATTATAGAATCCAAGTATAGAAAATGATACGACTATACTTATTAATATTAATATTAGAAGTTTTGTTTTTATACTATTTACTTTCATATTAGTCCTTTTTTTGACACTTTAACATTATTTTAGCACTTAAAAGTGGCATTTTGGTGTAAATTGATATTATTAAAATAAATATGAGATATGAATATAATTAAGTGAGAGTTGAAATTATTGTTAGAGAAAATAAGGCAAAAAAAAAGGCCAAGAGAAAAACTCTTGACCTTTTTTATAATTTATAAGTCGTAGCTTATAGATTACCCTAGGAATGGGTTTGCATATAATGCAATCATAGCAACAACAAGTGCATAAATAACTTGTGCTTCGATCATCGCTAAAGCAATGAACATAGTTGTCATTAATTTTCCACCTAAACCTGGGTTTCTAGCAGTACCAGCAATAGTTGCAGCAGCAGTGTTACCCATACCGATAGCACCACCAAGTGCAGCAAGACCAAGACCAATACCTGCAGCAACTACAGAGTAAGCTTTTAATGTTTCATTTGCAACTGCACCATCAGCAGCGAAAGCAGCACCAGCGATAGCTAGCATTAATAGAACGATTTTTTTCATTCATGATTCCTTATAATATATTATGTTCAAAGTCCGTTCGGATAGCGTAACCAATTCATAAGAATTAGCAATAACTACATAAATGCAATTATTTCCCTACTTGTCACTTTGTTCGCGTGTATTTTATCTTAAAGAAAATTAATTATAACTTATGAAAAAATAATAGAATTGGTATTTATATTTCCATAAACTTTTTACTATAAAAAATAAAATACATTATTTGTAACACTATTATAACTTAGTAAAAAGATAAAAAACAATTTTGTTATTTTTTAAAAATATCAAAAAGTATATTCATAAAATAATATATTAAAAGCCCATAGAATTAATATTAATTTGATAAAATAACCAGCTTATGTGAAAAGGAAAAGTATGTTCAGTAAATTTAGAGTTTCAACAAAAATCATTTTACCAATTGTGATTATTTTAACAATTGGTAATGTCGTGACAAATTATATAACCACCCATCAAATGAATACTTTGGCTAAAAATAGTGCAAAAGAGTCATTAGAGATGTTAACGAACTCTATTTTTATTACATTGCGAAATGCAATGAATACAGGTGATCCAGCTGTTATTAAAGAAGCTGAAGAAGAAAGCCGTGCTGAAATCAAAGGTCTTACAAGTCTTATTGTTGCAAAAAGTGAGAAAACAATAGAGATGTATTCACCTGGTTCAGCCTATACAAATGATAAAGAAACTTTAGAAACTTTTGAAACAAAAGAAGAACAAGTTCAAGAAATCTTCAAAAATGACTCTCATTATTTAAGAGTTTTAAAACCTATGATTGCAACGCAAGAGTGTTTATTGTGTCATGCTAATCAACAAGAAGGTGATGTTATTGGAGTTATTGATGTAACTTTCTCACTTGATGAAGCAGATGCCACAATTAGCGAAACAATTAGTGAAATATTAATGACATCATTAGCATTCATTGTATTTACAATTTTAGTGGTTTGGTTAGTTGTTAAAAGAACAACATCTCCTTTAAAAAATCTAAAAGATGAATTAGAAATATTTTTCTCTTTCTTAGCCCATGAAAAAGACTATATAAAACCTTTCAAAGTTCATAGTATGGATGAAATTGGAGAAATTGTTGTAAGTTTAAATGAAAATATAGCAAGAACAACAAAAGGTTTAGAAAAAGATGCAGAAGCTATTAAAGAGAGTGCAATAGTATGTGAGGAAGCCTCAAAAGGTAATCTTCATGTGAAAATTAATGCTACATCAAATAATCCAGAGATTAATAACCTAACTTCTATTGTAAATAATCTTCTTTCATCTCTTAGTTACAATATTGATAGAACTCTTACAGTTTTAGATTGTTATTCTAGTGATGAATACTCTAAAAGAATAGATTCAAAAGGTTCAACAACTGGGGAAGTTAAAAAACTATTTGAACAAGTAGATTTCTTAGGAGAAACACTTACAAGATTAAGCACTCAAAATCTTAAAAATGGTAAAGCTTTATATGATTCATCTTTAGTTTTCTCTCAAAATGTTCAAGAATTAGCACACTCATCAAAAGATCAAGCTAAATCATTAAATGAAACATCAGATGCTTTAAGTGAAGTAACTCAAAATATCCAAAACACTACACAAAGTAGTAAACAAATGTCACAACTTGCAAATGAAGTAACAAAATCTTCAAAACAAGGTCAAGAATTAGCTTCAAAGACTGCAATTTCTATGGATGAAATAAACCAAAAAGTAGAAGCAATTAATGAAGCAATTACTGTAATTGACCAAATTGCATTCCAAACAAATATCCTTTCATTAAATGCAGCAGTTGAATCTGCAACAGCAGGAGAAGCAGGAAAAGGATTTGCAGTTGTAGCAGGAGAAGTTAGAAACCTAGCGGCAAGAAGTGCAGAAGCTGCAAAAGAGATTAAAGATTTAGTTGAAATTGCAACATCTCAAACACAAATGGGAAAAAGTATTGCCCATGAAATGATTAAAGGTTATGAAGTATTAAATGAAAATATTAGTGATACTACAAAACTTATTGATTCAGTTGCAAGAGATAGTAATATTCAAAGAGAAAAAATAGAACAAATAAATGATTCTATTAATCATATTGATGAAGCAACACAACACAATGCAAGTATCGCAGCAGATACGAATATAATCGCTCAAGAAGCTAGTACAATCGCACAAAAAATTGTGGAAGATGCAAGCCAAAAAGAACAAAAATAACTACATTTTTTTAGAAATGTAGTTTATTTATTCAAGTGAAATAATTTATTTATTTTGTTATAATAAAACAAGTTATAAATAAAGGATTTCACATGAATAAGATTTTTCTAGGATTAACACTTTTCATTTTATTTGTTTTAGGGTCTGTTTATGGGATTTTATTCACAAAGCCTGGAAACAATATAGTCGCTTCATATATAGAAGATACAGTTAATGAACAACAAAAAGATGTAAAACTAAAAGTAAATGATTTTACACTGACATTTAATACTATCAATTTTGATGCTGTAATTAGTGATAACTCAATTATCAATATCTCAGGAGATTTACAATTACTTGCTAAAAAAGCTGATTTAAAATATGATA contains the following coding sequences:
- a CDS encoding PepSY domain-containing protein, with amino-acid sequence MNWKKVNTKIHYWGSAVIIIPLLIVLGSGLLLQVKKEFAWIQPKTMKTKYRDLTLTFDKILEVSKTVEEAKINSWKDVKLLDVRPGKGITKVRAKNNWEIQIHNESAEVLAVNFRRSDIIESIHDGSWFHDAAKLWIFLPSAIILLLLSLTGFYLFLKLLPSKMKKRKHKLSNKD
- a CDS encoding ShlB/FhaC/HecB family hemolysin secretion/activation protein, which translates into the protein MKKNILKSLVAKSVLGIVISSQLFAQENFIVHGISKQHLDKIDISSFDNIEEYSYNIQSSLEKDGYFLTRVEYYKNDIYIDLGSISKIKITGISSPNKEMVNKYISRLKEGELTIKRVDKVLTLINSIPGVSSTFSFQRDDKDGTYTVIASGSEIKQNGSISIDNIPTRLGNRTRVTLSQNFYSTITSGDAIRFQGSKVKGDSLSSQTGFSISYQDELEFNGGYWEVTYGDNQSKTNLYSPLTGTTQNDYDGSYGTISFAQPIIVSHNQESFLIGQYEYTDEQTDTLGDVKLNVFRLSYFDLYHTNDGSSISLGATLSHGKNLEHYNSNEKKSFNHLRIGGGYITPLGINNKTEFRAEGYAQVGSKDVVGSELFFLGSENFLRGYKPGYFVGESGYIGSFEIAHSYDNLVSEIQRLTPYIFTDYGMVFNDNQNTNNTSRQKKQEAYSVGFGTKIYIKNNFYVEAWVAKPLTDDYNNEDINPSSYVKLQYSW
- a CDS encoding PAS domain-containing protein, which gives rise to MKNKIKYLIISILFVSSGIMFLTTYFEINSHGKSYKTNIKNLENLTIKAYKESMEKNVKKSILFMDVMFNDIIENKENILNTHIKKLLELNKSGNSIDTLLNIYNKDILLKKGVLESKPFVFKELNINDNKFTLYIKNKTIKNELLNKIRKIFYFVDKKNKRYMWINEILDYKGGKDYAIRVLHANLKDTEGKKLSTLDYDIFGNRPYLDELNGINDKGELFSKYFFKELNSDTVSEKVSYSKLYPKLNWVVSTGIPLNRLENIIKNKQAFLEVEYQEHFKKVIILNSFTLMLFFVLLSYLYRKISKFMKENLLLEKEILENKINKKYQKELEKKEEQYRYLMEATQDGVWDWNLISNEVYYSTSLKSMLGYTDDEFESHYEKWYEKIHPDDKALVDKEIEFNISGKSEFYSAIYRLKHKDNSWVWIDDKGKVFFNESGKAVRMVGSHRDITKEKYYHDLMLKKEKQFSELFYNNRSMLLVMDPETLNILNSNKSAEEFYGYTHLEFKKKNASDINIKGKIAVSKIINSVIDNGFGENLAKHKLKSGEIVNVKVFSTPTRYDGKVAIFAIIQDVTEEFVAKKTLDKTINLLEKTKENLDFAQKQYHIGSWELNKEEGTIFLSSEVYSILEIEEKELSYKEYINFIHPSDKQDVLDNFDEVIKNKTDHEMKYRLLLNNGKIKYIKETGKCFYDENGKLLRVAGTLYDTTRNTLIESNWKSFFSLSLNILLITDFDGNIIKINPASHEILGYEPDELMGKNLFDYIYKTDVEISHNTLDEMVQGKNIYNFENRFVHKNGKTISLAWSGVASKESNSIYAIAQDISELKKKNYVLSQQSKMASMGEMLGNIAHQWRQPLSLISTLSTGMKLKKELDVLSSDEFYEAMDNINNTTQFLSQTIDDFRKFFQHNKDKTEFLINDVFDKTLKIVSAQFTNHDILIIKDISDTQVLALENELLQVLINILNNARDALLEKREDKRLIFINVYEEKEDLIIKIKDNASGIPLDIIDKVFEPYFSTKHQQQGTGIGLYMSEEIVTKHLDGKIEVENVEYSYESEEYKGAEFTISLPL